The following are encoded in a window of Fusarium oxysporum f. sp. lycopersici 4287 chromosome 5, whole genome shotgun sequence genomic DNA:
- a CDS encoding C-8 sterol isomerase, whose translation MAKNKSKSKSSAAAASQGSGLNKLLLVLGLLTALLSSVVYFVEQNLNQFYIFDLDHLDDLSKRAIAKHGEDTRSVVQYIVTELNEKVPEHINLKEEWVFNNAGGAMGAMYIIHASVTEYLIIFGTAIGTEGHTGRHTADDYFHILSGTQLAYVPGEYKAEVYPAGSIHHLRRGDVKQYKMPEGCFALEYARGWIPPMLFFGFADGLSSTLDFPTLWDTTRITGREMINNLIKGKL comes from the exons ATGGCAAAGAAcaagtcaaagtcaaagtccTCTGCGGCCGCCGCGTCGCAGGGCAGTGgcctcaacaagctcctcctGGTTCTCGGTCTCCTCACAGCTCTCCTGAGCTCCGTCGTCTACTTTGTCGAGCAGAACCTGAACCAGTTCTACATCTTCGACCTCGATCACCTTGACGATCTTTCTAAGCGAGCCATCGCTAAGCACGGAGAGGACACCCGATCGGTTGTGCAGTACATCGTCACGGAGCTTAACGAGAAGGTTCCTGAgcacatcaacctcaaggaGGAATGGGTCTTTAACAACGCTGGCGGTGCTATGGGTGCCATGTACATCATCCACGCCAGTGTTACCGAGTACCTCATCATCTTTG GCACTGCCATTGGTACCGAGGGCCACACTGGTCGCCACACCGCTGACGACTACTTCCACATCCTTTCTGGAACCCAGCTGGCTTACGTCCCTGGCGAGTACAAGGCCGAGGTGTACCCCGCCGGCAGCATCCACCACCTTCGCCGCGGCGATGTCAAGCAATACAAGATGCCCGAGGGCTGCTTTGCGCTCGAGTACGCTCGCGGCTGGATCCCTCCCAtgctcttctttggcttcgcCGATGGCCTTTCCAGCACGCTCGACTTCCCTACACTCTGGGATACCACTCGCATCACTGGTCGCGAGATGATCAACAACTTGATCAAGGGCAAGCTGTAA
- a CDS encoding POT family proton-dependent oligopeptide transporter gives MAPAGDSLAEPITVAGLRAEVLDEKRASISAEKRASIATDPRPATADAGAVTPAGVVTPDGQFPTAEELDTLRRVPNKIPMKLFSIAFIELCERFSYYGCTVVFTNFIQQKLPEGSTTGADPEQPGALGMGQRASTGITTFNQFWQYFMPLLGAYIADQYWGRYKTISWALGIDIIGHIILIMSAIPPVIGNQGGALGAMIIAIIVIGFGTGGFKPNVNPLIVEQLGEQYMHVKTLKSGERVIVDPAVTIERVYLWFYFCINVGALVGQVTMVFAEKEIGFWLSYTLPTFMLCLCPLVMWLNRHKYERRPPGGSVLGQALKTWFLAQKGCWSINPVATWKNLHKDDFWEKVKPSNFSHETRPKWMTFDDAWVDELSRGFNACAVFCWYPIFWLCYNQINNNLISQAAVMQRHGVPNDILSNLNPFALLIFIPLNDFFIYPALRKAGFRFTPIKKITAGFFTGAAAMIWAAVVQHYIYQKSECGKYASGEDCAAVEINVWAQTGSYVLIALSEVFASITSLEYAFSKAPKNMRSMVQAVALFMTAFSAALGQALVGLAADPLLVWNYGVVAINSPSGQYQLPST, from the exons ATGGCGCCTGCAGGAGACAGTCTCGCCGAGCCCATCACCGTGGCCGGTCTCCGAGCTGAAGTCCTTGACGAGAAGCGAGCTTCTATCTCTGCTGAGAAGAGGGCCTCTATCGCCACCGACCCTCGTCCAGCCACTGCAGATGCGGGAGCTGTTACCCCCGCTGGTGTTGTCACACCAGATGGTCAGTTTCCGACTGCTGAGGAACTAGACACTTTGCGCCGAGTCCCAAATAAGATTCCTATGAAGCTATTCAGTATCGCCTTTATCGAGCTGTGTGAACG TTTCTCATACTATGGTTGTACCGTTGTGT TCACGAATTTCATTCAGCAGAAGCTCCCCGAAGGCTCTACCACGGGTGCTGACCCGGAACAGCCTGGTGCTCTCGGCATGGGTCAGCGCGCCTCGACCGGAATCACCACCTTCAACCAGTTCTGGCAATACTTTATGCCCCTTCTCGGTGCCTATATTGCTGATCAGTACTGGGGTCGCTATAAAACCATCAGCTGGGCTCTCGGGATCGATATCATCGGTCATATCATCCTGATTATGTCTGCCATCCCCCCCGTTATCGGCAATCAAGGTGGTGCCCTTGGCGCCATGATCATTGCTATCATTGTCATTGGTTTCGGTACTGGTGGATTCAAACCTAACGTCAATCCTCTCATCGTTGAGCAACTTGGTGAGCAGTACATGCATGTTAAAACTCTCAAGTCTGGTGAACGTGTTATCGTCGACCCTGCTGTGACGATCGAAAGGGTGTATCT TTGGTTTTACTTCTGTATCAACGTAGGGGCTTTGGTAGGGCAAGTGACG ATGGTGTTTGCGGAGAAGGAAATTGGCTTCTGGCTATCTTATACACTGCCAACGTTCATGCTCTGTCTGTGTCCGCTCGTAATGTGGTTGAACCGCCACAAGTATGAGCGAAGGCCTCCTGGCGGCTCCGTCCTGGGACAGGCACTTAAGACCTGGTTCCTCGCCCAGAAGGGTTGCTGGAGCATCAATCCAGTTGCTACATGGAAGAATCTTCATAAAGATGACTTTTGGGAGAAAGTAAAGCCCTCAAACTTCAGCCACGAGACCCGTCCTAAATGGATGACCTTTGACGACGCCTGGGTCGACGAGCTCAGCCGAGGATTCAATGCATGCGCTGTCTTCTGCTGGTACCCAATTTTCTGGCTCTGCTATAATCAGA TCAACAATAACCTCATCTCCCAGGCGGCCGTGATGCAGCGCCATGGCGTTCCCAACGACATTCTTTCGAATCTCAATCCTTTCGCTCTCTTGATCTTCATCCCGCTTAATGATTTCTTTATTTACCCGGCCCTCAGAAAAGCTGGTTTCCGCTTCACCcccatcaagaagatcacgGCCGGTTTCTTCACCGGAGCTGCTGCCATGATCTGGGCTGCAGTTGTCCAGCACTACATCTACCAGAAGTCCGAGTGCGGTAAGTATGCTTCTGGTGAAGATTGCGCAGCTGTGGAAATCAATGTTTGGGCTCAAACCGGTAGCTATGTTCTCATTGCTCTCTCTGAAGTGTTTGCTTCTATTACTTCTCTTGAGTATGCCTTCTCGAAGGCACCCAAGAACATGCGTTCCATGGTTCAGGCTGTTGCGCTTTTCATGACAGCTTTCTCAGCTGCCCTTGGACAGGCTCTCGTTGGTCTTGCAGCCGATCCTCTTCTTGTTTGGAACTATGGTGTCGTTGCTATTAATTCCCCGTCAGGGCAGTACCAATTACCTTCCACTTAA